In Sulfurimonas hongkongensis, the following proteins share a genomic window:
- a CDS encoding chemotaxis protein CheX: MRAVVKNGVGVFTPQGFLDGNSSSSFLSIDDIEATATLDVDMILVSLKRVVFFNKNGLDIFIKLFTKVRHKNHATVGFCDYDEKKYKAIHIFYQEKMYFSLYKTIDIAYLFSSSFQNQNKNVLLYSEDKSQRSAMAIELHDNGHNPIIAQTEKEFKEKSSNKDAYDAIVDLTYLGQMGQKIATRVTGNAIIYSISSFLDAEISNKFNIQYHNNSLNVGFRLFIFDAYKVISMNVHALNFFSKLASAAAEYNASICFVGMDFEKTTETFKETLEDAGILFYEQMDDILKNKELLEELGASSAANTKTKRVINKKTVTELPRFIDATVVTIEMMTNSKAIKQSAQVQAIDIKDKTDKIASSIGYYGDLDGMVILVFPKGIAKKACELLIGENTNDVELILDTLAELVNIVGGKIKTLLSDQNISVDITLPRTYNDVESLLEVVQDRKGVQVELSFNDDKFLFFLTR, from the coding sequence ATGAGAGCCGTTGTCAAAAATGGAGTAGGAGTCTTTACTCCTCAAGGCTTTTTAGATGGAAACAGCAGTAGCTCTTTTCTAAGCATAGATGACATTGAGGCTACAGCTACGCTAGATGTTGATATGATTTTAGTTTCATTAAAACGAGTTGTGTTTTTTAACAAAAATGGACTTGATATCTTTATAAAACTCTTTACTAAAGTAAGACACAAAAATCATGCAACAGTTGGTTTTTGTGACTATGATGAGAAAAAATACAAAGCCATCCATATCTTTTATCAAGAAAAAATGTACTTCTCTTTATATAAAACTATAGATATAGCCTATCTTTTTTCCTCCTCTTTTCAAAACCAAAATAAAAATGTTTTACTCTATAGTGAAGACAAATCTCAACGCTCAGCAATGGCTATAGAGCTTCATGACAATGGACACAATCCCATAATTGCCCAAACAGAGAAAGAATTTAAAGAAAAATCATCTAACAAAGATGCTTATGATGCCATAGTTGACTTAACATATCTAGGTCAAATGGGACAAAAAATAGCTACAAGAGTTACAGGAAATGCCATTATTTACTCTATCTCTTCTTTTTTAGATGCAGAGATTTCAAATAAGTTCAATATCCAGTACCATAATAACTCCTTAAATGTAGGCTTTAGGCTCTTTATATTTGATGCTTACAAAGTAATAAGCATGAATGTTCATGCACTAAATTTTTTCTCAAAACTAGCGAGTGCTGCAGCTGAATATAACGCTAGCATCTGTTTTGTTGGTATGGACTTTGAAAAGACTACAGAGACCTTTAAAGAGACTCTTGAAGACGCTGGCATCTTGTTTTATGAACAGATGGATGATATCTTAAAAAACAAAGAGCTTCTCGAAGAGCTTGGAGCATCGAGTGCAGCAAATACTAAAACTAAAAGGGTTATAAACAAAAAGACTGTGACTGAGTTGCCAAGATTTATAGATGCAACGGTTGTTACTATTGAGATGATGACAAATTCTAAAGCCATCAAACAATCTGCTCAAGTTCAAGCCATAGATATAAAAGACAAAACGGACAAAATTGCAAGTTCTATTGGTTACTATGGGGACTTAGATGGAATGGTGATATTAGTCTTCCCTAAAGGTATCGCAAAAAAAGCTTGTGAGCTCCTTATAGGGGAAAATACTAATGATGTAGAGCTTATCTTAGATACCTTAGCAGAGCTTGTTAATATTGTCGGTGGAAAGATTAAAACACTTCTCTCGGATCAAAATATTAGCGTAGATATAACTCTCCCTCGTACCTACAACGATGTTGAGAGTCTCTTAGAGGTAGTTCAAGATAGAAAAGGTGTTCAAGTTGAGCTATCTTTTAATGATGATAAGTTTCTCTTTTTCTTAACTAGATAA
- the argJ gene encoding bifunctional glutamate N-acetyltransferase/amino-acid acetyltransferase ArgJ: protein MYNIVQATGGVCASEGFFADGISAGLKKDNALDMAFIYSDSECEIASVFTTNKMFAAPIKHFRAKGEFKTNFVLINSKNANAMTGKVGVDDIDEVLSNCSEMLNPIMSSTGVIGVRLPKEKIIKGMKLFDIKKKNPNNAAKAIMTTDSFSKEIALKVTLDDGSSFSIGAMAKGAGMINPAMATMLCFITTDAKVSKQEMQEILDEVTKTTFNAISVDGDTSTNDTVLLLSNSRSGAYDREAFKEALFKVMHFLALEIVRDGEGATKLVTYKITGAKNNADAEVVAKTLSDSLLVKTALFGEDPNWGRIASTVGASGVEAYEQMLKISFDNLCVYDRGRLNFDAEMEKKCAVVMSHKKFTISCDLGVGAGSFKAYGCDLGYEYVKINADYRT, encoded by the coding sequence TTGTATAATATAGTTCAAGCAACTGGTGGAGTCTGTGCATCGGAAGGATTTTTTGCTGATGGGATAAGCGCTGGACTTAAAAAAGACAATGCACTAGATATGGCTTTTATTTATAGTGATAGTGAGTGTGAAATAGCCTCAGTTTTTACCACAAACAAGATGTTTGCAGCTCCTATAAAGCACTTTAGGGCTAAGGGTGAGTTTAAGACTAACTTTGTGCTAATTAACTCAAAAAATGCAAATGCAATGACTGGTAAGGTTGGAGTTGATGATATAGATGAGGTGTTAAGCAACTGCTCAGAGATGTTAAATCCTATCATGAGTTCAACTGGTGTTATTGGAGTGAGACTTCCAAAAGAAAAAATCATAAAGGGTATGAAGCTCTTTGACATAAAGAAGAAAAATCCAAACAATGCTGCAAAAGCCATTATGACAACTGACTCATTTTCAAAAGAGATAGCTCTAAAGGTTACACTCGATGATGGTAGCAGTTTTAGTATAGGAGCTATGGCAAAGGGTGCTGGAATGATAAACCCTGCAATGGCTACGATGCTCTGCTTTATAACTACAGATGCTAAGGTTTCAAAGCAAGAGATGCAAGAGATTCTTGATGAGGTCACAAAGACAACTTTTAACGCTATAAGTGTTGATGGTGATACTTCTACAAATGATACAGTTTTACTTCTAAGCAACTCTAGAAGTGGTGCATATGATAGAGAAGCTTTTAAAGAAGCACTTTTTAAAGTTATGCACTTTTTAGCGTTAGAGATAGTAAGAGATGGGGAGGGCGCTACTAAACTTGTGACTTATAAAATCACGGGTGCAAAAAATAATGCAGATGCTGAGGTAGTTGCAAAGACTCTAAGTGACTCACTCTTAGTAAAAACTGCTCTTTTTGGAGAAGATCCAAACTGGGGAAGGATAGCCTCTACTGTGGGAGCAAGTGGAGTTGAAGCTTATGAACAGATGCTGAAAATCTCATTTGACAATCTTTGTGTTTATGATAGAGGCAGACTAAATTTCGATGCTGAGATGGAGAAAAAGTGTGCAGTGGTAATGAGCCATAAAAAGTTTACTATTTCTTGTGACTTAGGAGTAGGAGCGGGCAGCTTTAAAGCTTATGGTTGTGATCTAGGCTATGAGTATGTCAAAATCAATGCAGACTATAGAACCTAA
- a CDS encoding phosphoribosylanthranilate isomerase: MKTKICGITTFTDAMNAIDAGADALGFVFYEESPRYISPSDAQKIISKLPPFVEKVGLFVNVDAQVINSYMQESGCTLAQIHFEADEALYEQLFVPHIKVIRAKSAEDILNYSDEYRLVDAYCEDYGGAGKRLNIEWFDGVDCSKIILAGGLDASNVVALKKYGFYGVDVSSGVEISHGNKDAKKVREFIDNAH, encoded by the coding sequence ATGAAAACTAAGATTTGCGGAATAACCACATTTACTGATGCTATGAATGCTATAGACGCTGGTGCTGATGCTCTGGGCTTTGTTTTTTATGAAGAGTCTCCTAGATATATCTCTCCTAGTGATGCACAAAAAATCATCTCAAAACTTCCTCCATTTGTAGAAAAAGTAGGTCTCTTTGTAAATGTGGATGCACAAGTTATAAACTCATATATGCAAGAGTCTGGATGTACTCTAGCCCAAATCCACTTTGAAGCAGACGAGGCACTCTATGAGCAACTTTTTGTTCCTCACATCAAAGTCATAAGAGCTAAGAGTGCAGAAGATATTTTAAACTATAGTGATGAATATAGACTTGTAGATGCATATTGTGAGGATTATGGCGGGGCTGGCAAAAGGTTAAATATAGAGTGGTTTGATGGAGTTGATTGCTCTAAAATCATCTTAGCTGGTGGGCTTGATGCATCCAATGTAGTGGCACTTAAAAAATATGGTTTTTATGGAGTTGATGTGAGTAGTGGAGTTGAAATTTCTCATGGCAATAAAGATGCAAAAAAAGTAAGAGAGTTTATAGATAATGCTCACTAA
- a CDS encoding HDOD domain-containing protein, whose amino-acid sequence MITKDEIDEYIEKIPPAPKALKETLSLLNDGELIKASKIAQTDLALAKYLKNLVNKPIYGFSHEIKDISQIFGILGVSGSQQTVYNYMTTLLSPSKWLLFKLNAKSFYELQARLSKRWELILKHLGIDDKNVTSSITLLPASIIVSEALFCQRIEDVKLLRSTKNLDYNTILTRLCGIGLFDICEQISIKWEMPKEIGEIIQASSGLKPSANGKINLLAKWMHLLLFYELSQPMFIEAGLNDFIDFQVDFVSDIYDDFATLMEIK is encoded by the coding sequence ATGATAACAAAAGACGAGATTGATGAGTATATAGAGAAAATTCCACCTGCTCCAAAAGCACTAAAAGAGACTCTCTCACTCTTAAATGATGGTGAACTTATAAAAGCTTCAAAGATTGCTCAAACAGATCTAGCTCTTGCAAAATATCTTAAAAATTTAGTAAATAAACCTATCTATGGCTTCTCACATGAGATCAAAGATATATCACAGATCTTTGGCATCTTAGGCGTCTCAGGCTCACAGCAAACCGTCTATAACTATATGACTACACTTCTAAGCCCTTCAAAATGGTTACTTTTTAAACTAAATGCAAAATCTTTTTATGAGCTCCAAGCAAGACTCTCAAAAAGATGGGAGCTTATTTTAAAGCATCTAGGTATTGATGATAAAAACGTAACAAGTTCTATAACTCTACTCCCAGCTAGCATCATAGTCTCAGAGGCTCTTTTTTGCCAAAGGATCGAAGATGTAAAACTTTTAAGATCTACTAAAAATCTCGACTACAATACTATACTAACTCGTCTTTGTGGGATAGGTCTGTTTGATATCTGCGAACAGATTTCTATAAAATGGGAGATGCCTAAAGAGATAGGCGAGATTATTCAAGCTAGCTCAGGATTAAAACCATCAGCCAATGGAAAAATAAACCTACTTGCAAAGTGGATGCATCTGCTACTTTTTTATGAGCTCTCTCAGCCTATGTTTATAGAAGCAGGTTTAAATGATTTTATCGATTTTCAGGTAGATTTTGTAAGTGACATCTATGATGATTTTGCCACTCTTATGGAGATAAAATGA
- the rpmB gene encoding 50S ribosomal protein L28 — translation MARRCAISGKGPMSGNNVSHAKNRTKRRFLLNLRTVRITLEDGTTKKIKISAKELRTLKKNS, via the coding sequence ATGGCAAGAAGATGTGCTATTAGTGGCAAAGGCCCTATGAGTGGGAACAATGTTTCTCATGCAAAAAACAGAACAAAGCGTCGTTTTTTACTAAACTTAAGAACAGTGCGTATCACATTAGAAGATGGTACAACCAAAAAGATTAAAATTTCTGCAAAAGAATTACGCACACTAAAGAAAAACTCGTAA
- a CDS encoding inorganic phosphate transporter gives MEISTFKRLEKVALKKSGTDFTRLGFSLFFMIGVLTFSFLSNGGISNNMFLAIAALIGAYMAMNIGANDVANNVGPAVGSRALTLTTAIIIAAVFEAAGALIAGGEVVNTIKSGIIDITAFGDNADPFIWAMMAALLAAALWLNFATMMRAPVSTTHSVVGGVMGAGIAAAGFSIVSWSTMAKIAASWIISPIMGGIIAALFLYAIKKSIVFKEDKVLAAKKYVPFFVSIMAWSFVTYIIIKGFKKIWPQTVEFLNLIPLVSIEMSDKPTMLVALLIGFLIAIVVYFTVKYRVGSNNTALENTKASVNALFTIPLIFSAALLSFAHGANDVANAIGPLAAINDAVVNGGITSNASIPLWVMAVGALGIALGLALYGPKLIKTVGSEITELDQIRAFSIAIAAAITVIIASQLGLPVSSTHIAIGGVFGVGFLREWLDLNDVDKTIEEEKQSIIEDKEILNALNAELLTLEAKEGKIQEDYERIVDLYKSIAIEKSQIKSTKKSIKQAKKIEYVKREAIKKIITAWVVTVPAAAVLAAMLFFMIKGIMV, from the coding sequence ATGGAGATTTCAACTTTTAAAAGGCTAGAAAAAGTTGCTCTTAAAAAGAGCGGTACTGACTTTACAAGACTAGGTTTTTCACTATTTTTTATGATTGGTGTTTTAACCTTTAGTTTTTTAAGCAATGGTGGAATTTCTAACAATATGTTCTTAGCGATTGCTGCACTCATTGGTGCATATATGGCTATGAACATCGGTGCTAATGATGTAGCTAACAATGTAGGGCCTGCTGTTGGTTCAAGAGCACTAACTCTAACTACTGCTATTATTATTGCTGCTGTTTTTGAAGCTGCTGGAGCTTTGATTGCTGGTGGAGAGGTTGTAAATACCATCAAGAGTGGTATCATAGATATAACAGCCTTTGGAGATAATGCCGACCCTTTTATATGGGCAATGATGGCAGCTCTTTTAGCAGCAGCCCTTTGGCTTAACTTTGCTACTATGATGCGCGCACCAGTATCTACTACACACTCTGTAGTTGGAGGTGTAATGGGGGCAGGTATTGCTGCTGCTGGTTTTTCCATAGTCTCTTGGAGTACTATGGCAAAAATCGCTGCATCATGGATAATCTCGCCTATTATGGGTGGAATTATCGCAGCTCTTTTTCTCTATGCTATTAAAAAATCTATAGTTTTTAAAGAAGACAAAGTTTTAGCAGCAAAAAAATATGTCCCCTTCTTTGTATCTATAATGGCATGGTCGTTTGTAACGTATATTATAATAAAGGGTTTTAAAAAAATATGGCCACAAACTGTTGAGTTTTTAAACCTTATACCTTTAGTCTCTATAGAGATGAGTGACAAACCAACTATGTTGGTTGCCCTTTTAATAGGTTTTTTAATTGCTATAGTTGTTTATTTTACTGTAAAATATAGAGTTGGATCCAACAATACTGCGCTTGAAAATACAAAAGCCTCTGTAAATGCACTCTTTACAATCCCCCTAATTTTTTCAGCTGCACTTTTAAGTTTTGCTCACGGTGCAAATGATGTCGCAAATGCAATCGGACCATTAGCCGCAATAAATGATGCGGTTGTAAATGGTGGAATAACTTCTAATGCATCTATCCCTTTATGGGTCATGGCAGTCGGTGCTTTAGGTATCGCTCTAGGACTTGCTCTTTATGGACCAAAGCTTATCAAAACAGTAGGTAGTGAGATTACAGAGCTTGACCAAATCAGAGCATTCTCAATTGCTATAGCAGCAGCTATTACTGTTATCATAGCATCTCAGCTAGGACTTCCTGTTAGTTCGACTCACATCGCTATTGGTGGTGTATTTGGTGTTGGATTTTTAAGAGAGTGGTTGGATTTAAATGATGTCGATAAAACCATAGAAGAAGAAAAGCAAAGTATCATCGAAGATAAGGAAATTCTCAATGCTCTAAATGCAGAGCTCTTAACTCTAGAGGCAAAAGAGGGCAAGATACAAGAAGATTATGAAAGAATTGTAGATCTATATAAAAGTATAGCTATAGAAAAATCGCAGATAAAGTCCACAAAAAAGAGCATCAAACAGGCTAAAAAAATCGAGTATGTAAAGAGAGAAGCTATCAAAAAAATCATCACAGCATGGGTCGTAACAGTTCCAGCAGCAGCAGTTCTAGCAGCTATGCTATTTTTTATGATAAAAGGGATAATGGTTTAA
- a CDS encoding HU family DNA-binding protein, whose product MNKAQFVELVQSCGEYKTKVEAEAAIKAFTEAVTVALVKKEDVSLVGFGSFAASLQKGKSGKVPGTDKTYTTQDKMVPKFKAGKGLKDRVAAGK is encoded by the coding sequence ATGAATAAAGCTCAATTTGTTGAACTAGTACAATCATGTGGTGAGTACAAAACTAAGGTTGAAGCAGAAGCTGCAATCAAGGCGTTTACAGAGGCTGTAACAGTGGCATTAGTAAAAAAAGAGGATGTTTCTTTAGTTGGTTTTGGTAGCTTTGCTGCAAGCCTTCAAAAAGGTAAAAGTGGTAAGGTTCCAGGAACTGATAAAACTTATACAACTCAGGATAAAATGGTTCCTAAGTTTAAAGCTGGCAAAGGTCTTAAAGACCGCGTTGCTGCTGGTAAATAA
- a CDS encoding potassium channel family protein, whose translation MNLLQRIRNFLHWESAPKPQTKLLPEVYPHLRKFRLPLILTIITMLLGTIGYLLLEKVSLMDAIYQTGITFTTVGFGEVFEVSNAGRLFTITLIIAGFAIFTSAIGIMATELNRGTIFKILKERKMLYKIARLKKHFVVCYHNDYTLEVTKQLRKNHIPFVVVDPREEIHEWAIEHNYQSYLKAEPHAELSMLKAHLASAKGLITLSSSIADNIALIASVRLFEQEHFLPRPYYVISAAEAMNDVEKLKKLGADTVVSPTKLTAQRVSAMAARPDMENLLEEFLYKSDNPLDMEEVEVPKYSWAVLKKIKETHIRQITNTSVIGITKKDGKFISMPKGDVLITSECKLLIIGMQSDITTTKELLRKRTKPKELRFV comes from the coding sequence TTGAATCTTTTACAAAGGATTCGCAACTTCCTACATTGGGAGTCTGCTCCCAAACCCCAAACTAAACTTCTTCCTGAAGTTTATCCACATCTGAGAAAATTTCGTCTACCTCTTATTTTAACAATCATAACAATGTTACTTGGAACTATAGGCTATTTACTTTTAGAAAAAGTATCTCTAATGGATGCCATTTACCAAACAGGTATTACATTTACTACCGTTGGTTTTGGGGAGGTTTTTGAAGTCTCTAATGCAGGACGACTCTTTACTATAACACTAATTATTGCTGGTTTTGCTATATTTACTAGTGCTATAGGTATCATGGCGACTGAGTTAAATAGAGGTACTATTTTTAAGATTTTAAAGGAGCGAAAAATGTTATATAAGATAGCAAGATTAAAGAAGCATTTTGTTGTTTGTTATCATAATGATTACACTCTTGAAGTTACCAAACAGCTAAGAAAAAATCATATTCCTTTTGTTGTTGTTGATCCTAGAGAAGAGATTCATGAGTGGGCAATAGAGCATAACTATCAAAGCTACTTAAAAGCAGAGCCTCATGCTGAACTCTCAATGTTAAAGGCACATCTAGCATCCGCAAAAGGACTTATAACTCTATCTTCATCTATAGCTGATAATATTGCTCTTATAGCTTCTGTAAGACTTTTTGAACAGGAACATTTTTTGCCACGTCCATATTATGTTATCTCAGCAGCTGAGGCTATGAACGATGTTGAAAAACTTAAAAAATTAGGCGCAGACACAGTTGTCTCGCCTACAAAACTAACTGCCCAAAGAGTTAGTGCAATGGCGGCCCGCCCTGATATGGAAAATCTTTTAGAAGAGTTTTTATATAAGAGTGATAATCCACTAGATATGGAAGAAGTAGAGGTTCCAAAGTATAGTTGGGCAGTTCTTAAGAAGATAAAAGAGACACATATTCGCCAAATCACCAATACTTCAGTTATTGGTATAACGAAAAAAGATGGTAAATTTATCTCTATGCCAAAGGGTGATGTACTCATTACTAGTGAATGTAAACTCCTTATTATTGGTATGCAGAGTGATATCACAACCACAAAAGAGCTGCTTAGAAAGAGAACTAAACCTAAGGAGTTGAGATTTGTATAA
- the rpe gene encoding ribulose-phosphate 3-epimerase — MLVAPSVLSADFGNLQRDVEDICSSGCDLVHVDVMDGHFVPNLTIGPVVVSAIAACATKPLDIHLMVQNNTFFVELFAPLKPKYISFHIEEEKHPHRLIQKIRSLGIKPAIVLNPQTPPESLEYILKDLDMVLLMSVNPGFGGQSFIQSVIPKAAKLNDMRKRLNPACLIEVDGGVSYKNIQSLKEVGVDIVVAGSYIFNHASKKDAIASLKV, encoded by the coding sequence ATGTTAGTAGCCCCTAGTGTTTTATCGGCTGATTTTGGTAACTTGCAAAGAGATGTAGAAGATATATGTTCTAGTGGCTGTGATCTAGTTCATGTGGATGTGATGGACGGTCATTTTGTACCAAACTTAACCATTGGACCTGTTGTAGTATCTGCCATTGCAGCATGTGCTACGAAACCACTTGATATACACCTGATGGTTCAAAACAACACTTTTTTTGTTGAACTATTTGCACCACTAAAACCGAAATATATATCTTTCCATATAGAAGAAGAAAAACATCCTCACAGACTCATCCAAAAAATCCGCTCACTAGGCATAAAACCAGCCATAGTTTTAAACCCTCAAACACCCCCAGAATCTCTAGAGTACATCTTAAAAGATTTAGATATGGTTCTGCTTATGAGTGTAAATCCTGGCTTTGGTGGTCAAAGTTTTATACAGAGTGTTATTCCAAAAGCTGCTAAGCTAAACGATATGAGAAAGAGACTAAATCCAGCTTGTCTTATAGAAGTTGATGGGGGAGTGAGCTATAAAAACATACAAAGTCTAAAAGAGGTAGGTGTAGATATTGTAGTCGCTGGAAGCTATATTTTTAACCATGCTTCAAAAAAAGATGCAATAGCTTCACTTAAAGTTTAG
- a CDS encoding flagellar assembly protein A: MSKETLKSIKTKNIKAAMSNFAAQNLTPLNECDFEIKETATYIKTSSDDSFRLFNENLYERFEDEASILNNRLQLKQVHTIVPKISTEVTIKLHYTLELSEYKTHPKLILHPDSHILYRSYKPSETYALLVKEFNKIKAKNNIIIGLFDESMLKTLKAFTKHLYEGKFIKKVRIPLFDGIEPEIAKAGKLILWFEQKDLLKKQKVIEVETNEILAEYKKPRYAKSGFNSLGEHINSNYSNGYNDIQTPIDEESIYIEEDEHKKLYRSRCKGFVVLNEKIFGVNNKLKMKKLSRIESSISKQEDNNIEVFVSQSDTTKDSIGEGVELKSEKIHVNGHIGANSILEALDLQIDGATHKDSMQFAKSAMINRHKGTLRCNNAKVALLEGGVVNATNVEIEACLGGTIYAQNVKIGHVKSNLKVYASESIEINLVSGEDNLFKINYKDIPILNSKVELLNEDINKLKDELEDAKRHNISKVQKIQDEIKLLKEEIVTIQNSALRAKITIHKPLKGLNSIVFTLANSQELVYKTQARKYKPFYLNLEDDKITLEPVKKSISL, encoded by the coding sequence ATGAGCAAAGAGACACTAAAAAGTATTAAAACCAAAAACATCAAAGCTGCTATGAGTAACTTTGCAGCCCAAAATCTTACTCCCTTAAATGAGTGTGATTTTGAGATAAAAGAGACTGCAACATATATAAAAACTAGCTCTGATGATAGTTTTAGACTCTTTAATGAAAACCTTTATGAGCGTTTCGAGGATGAAGCATCTATCTTAAACAATCGCCTACAACTTAAACAGGTTCATACTATAGTACCAAAAATTTCGACAGAAGTAACCATAAAACTTCACTATACCTTAGAGCTAAGTGAATACAAAACTCATCCAAAACTCATCTTACATCCAGATTCACACATACTTTATAGAAGTTATAAACCTAGCGAGACATATGCTCTGTTAGTAAAAGAGTTTAACAAGATAAAAGCCAAAAACAACATTATCATAGGTCTCTTTGATGAGAGTATGCTAAAGACCCTCAAAGCCTTTACCAAGCATTTATATGAGGGTAAATTTATAAAAAAAGTTCGTATACCTCTTTTTGATGGGATAGAACCAGAAATTGCTAAAGCTGGAAAACTCATACTTTGGTTTGAGCAAAAAGATTTGCTTAAAAAACAAAAAGTTATAGAAGTAGAAACAAATGAAATCTTAGCAGAGTACAAAAAACCGCGCTATGCTAAGAGCGGTTTTAACTCTCTTGGAGAACATATAAATAGTAACTATTCTAATGGCTATAATGACATACAGACTCCCATCGATGAGGAGAGCATCTATATAGAAGAAGATGAACATAAAAAACTATATAGAAGTAGATGTAAAGGTTTTGTCGTACTAAATGAGAAAATCTTTGGCGTTAACAACAAACTAAAGATGAAAAAACTCTCAAGAATCGAGAGTAGCATATCAAAACAAGAAGATAATAACATAGAAGTTTTTGTGTCTCAAAGCGATACTACTAAGGATAGTATTGGCGAGGGAGTTGAGTTAAAGAGTGAGAAGATTCATGTCAATGGACACATTGGAGCAAATAGCATCTTAGAAGCTCTTGACTTACAAATAGATGGGGCCACACATAAAGACTCTATGCAGTTTGCAAAAAGTGCTATGATAAACAGACATAAGGGCACTCTGAGATGCAATAATGCAAAGGTAGCACTACTTGAAGGTGGAGTAGTAAATGCAACAAATGTAGAGATAGAAGCTTGTCTTGGTGGAACTATTTACGCTCAAAATGTAAAAATTGGGCATGTAAAGAGTAACTTAAAAGTATATGCAAGCGAATCAATAGAGATCAATCTTGTTAGTGGAGAGGATAATCTCTTTAAAATTAACTACAAAGATATTCCCATACTCAACTCAAAAGTTGAGCTTTTAAATGAAGACATTAACAAGCTAAAAGATGAACTAGAAGATGCAAAGAGACATAATATCTCTAAAGTTCAAAAAATACAAGATGAGATAAAGCTTTTAAAAGAAGAGATTGTAACTATTCAAAACTCTGCTCTAAGAGCTAAGATAACTATCCATAAACCGCTAAAGGGCTTAAACTCTATAGTATTTACTTTAGCAAACTCTCAAGAGTTAGTTTATAAAACACAAGCAAGAAAATATAAGCCTTTTTATTTAAATCTTGAAGATGATAAAATAACTCTAGAACCTGTCAAAAAATCAATCTCCCTTTAA
- a CDS encoding peptidylprolyl isomerase has translation MNKILLLILLMLSINLSADEKKQSVVLETTQGKIELIMFNDIAPLAVKNFTTHVKNGYYSGVAFHRIIKNFMIQGGDPTESGRGGESIWGKSFKDEYKNKTFNKAGILAMANAGPHTNGSQFFITTAKTPWLNGRHTIFGEATKESMSTIKKLNSVATLGSSGADRPIERQEIIKAYLK, from the coding sequence ATGAATAAAATCTTACTTTTAATTCTACTAATGCTAAGTATAAACCTCAGCGCAGATGAGAAAAAGCAGAGTGTAGTTTTAGAGACTACACAAGGTAAAATAGAGTTAATCATGTTTAATGACATTGCACCACTAGCAGTAAAGAACTTCACTACACATGTAAAAAATGGTTATTACAGCGGTGTAGCCTTTCACAGAATCATCAAGAACTTTATGATTCAAGGTGGAGATCCAACTGAAAGCGGTCGTGGTGGAGAGAGTATTTGGGGCAAAAGCTTCAAAGATGAGTATAAAAACAAAACCTTTAACAAGGCTGGCATTTTAGCTATGGCAAACGCTGGACCTCACACAAATGGGAGTCAGTTTTTTATAACAACCGCAAAGACTCCTTGGTTAAATGGAAGACACACAATATTTGGCGAGGCAACAAAAGAGTCGATGTCAACTATTAAAAAACTAAACAGTGTTGCGACTCTTGGCTCAAGCGGGGCAGATAGACCTATAGAGCGTCAAGAGATTATAAAAGCATATTTAAAATAG